The genomic DNA GCGGGCGGGGTCGATCTCGATGGTGCCGTTGCCCTCCGAGGTGTAGCTCTCGATCAGCAGGGTGCTGTCGCTGCCCGGCACCCGGAAGACGGAATCGTCGGGCGATTCGTCCACCTTGGCCTTCACCTCGGGCCGGTCCGCCGTGCCGCCGAGGGTGACGCGCATCGTCTGGGTCAGGGTGCTGTCGGCGCGGATCGACCGGGTCGCCGTCCACGTCGCACCGGGGGCGACGGGCTCGGCGGGCAGCGGGATCAGCCGCAGGAAGGTCTGCAGCAGGGCCTGCTCGAACGCGGACTGGGCCTCGGAGGAGACGCCGGGCGGTGCGGCCAGGACGAACGAGCGCACCTCGCCGCTGGGTGCGAGCTTCACGCGCGCGACGGATCCCGCCTCGACCTCGAGCGCCTTCGTCGTGGCGGCGTCCGTGGACGTGGGCGCCGAGAAGAAGAGGTAGACGTCGAGCGGATCGGCGCACGACGGCTGCGCGGTCAGCGGCAGCGTCACGTCGCGGTTCCCACCGGACGGCTGCTCGCCCGCCACCTGCGAGACCTGCAGCGAGTTGGTGAACAGCGCGTACTCGGCGACGGCGGTCGGGCGGACCGCCAGGGTACGCGCCGCGCCGGTGCCGGGGGAGTCGAGCACGATCGTCGCCTGCGGCACGTCGACGGTGACCGCGTGCCCGGGGAGCTCGGGCGGGGTCGCGGCGCAGCCCGCGGTCGCGGCCGGGGCCGCGACCGACTGCCGGGCGGGCGCCGACGAGGACGCGCCGGCGCCGGCGGAGTCGCCGTCCCCGCACCCCGCGACGGCGGTGACGAGCACCACCGTCGACGCCGCCACCACCGGGACCAGCCGCAACCGCTTGCCATGCACACCGCCACCGTAGTGGATGATGGAGTCATGGATTCCCCCGCAACCGCGCGGCCGAGCTGGTATCGGAACCCGCGCATCCTCCTGGCGGTGGTCGCGGTCGCGGTCTTCCTCATCGACCTGGCGGCCAAGACCACGGTGGTCCGGCACATGACGTACGGCGAGAAGATCCACGTGGTGGGCCCGTTCAGCCTGTACTTCGTGAAGAACCCGGGCGCGGCCTTCTCGATGGCCACCGGGTACACGTGGGTGCTCACCTTGATCGCCGTCGGCGTGGTGGTGTGGATCGTGCGGATGGGGTCGCGGCTGACGTCCCTGCCCTGGGCGCTCGGCCTCGGTCTGGTGCTCGGCGGCGCGCTGGGCAACCTCGCCGACCGGATCTTCCGCGCCCCAGGGGTCTTCCGCGGGCACGTCATCGACTTCTTCTCCGTCGGTGACTGGTTCCCCGTGTTCAACACCGCGGACTGCGCGATCAGCGTCGCCGCGGTGTTGCTGGTGGCGCTCACCCTGTTCGGGCGCGACCCGTACGAGGGCTTCGGGGAGAAGCGCACGCGCACGCCGGAGAAGACCACGGCCGAGGAGACCCGCACCACGGGAACGGAGGCGACCGATGCGTGAATCGCGCACCATGCCCGTCCCCGACGGGCTCGACGGCCTGCGGGTCGACGCGGGCGTCGCCCGCCTGCTCGGCCTGTCCCGCACGGTCGTCTCCGAGCTGGCGGCCGAGGGCTCCGTCACGCTCGACGGGGTCCCGGTCGGCAAGTCCGACAAGCTGCACGCGGGCGCCCTGCTCGACGTCACGCTGCCCGAACCCGCCCGGCCGCTGGAGATCGTCGCCGAGCCCGTGCCGGGCATGAACATCCTCTACTCCGACGCCGACATCGTGGTCGTCGACAAGCCCGTGGGCGTCGCAGCGCACGCGTCGGTCGGCTGGACCGGCCCGACGGTCATCGGCGGCCTCGCCGCCGCGGGCTTCCGGATCTCCACCTCGGGGGCGCCCGAGCGGCAGGGCATCGTGCACCGCCTCGACGTCGGGACCTCCGGTGTGATGGCCGTCGCCGTCTCCGAGCGCGCCTACACCGTGCTCAAGCGGGCGTTCAAGCAGCGCACCGTCGACAAGCGGTACCACGCGCTGGTGCAGGGACACCCGGACCCGATGTCCGGCACCATCGACGCACCGATCGGCCGGCATCGCAGTTCCGACTGGAAGTTCGCCGTCACCAAGGACGGCAAGCCGTCGATCACGCACTACGACACGATCGAGGCATTCCAGGCCGCGACGCTGCTCGACGTGCACCTGGAGACCGGCCGCACGCACCAGATCCGCGTGCACTTCGCGGCGCTGCACCATCCGTGCTGCGGCGACCAGACGTACGGCTCGGACCCGTCGCTGGCGAAGAAGCTGGGCCTGGAGCGGCAGTGGCTGCACGCCCGGACCCTGGGTTTCACGCACCCCACGCAGGGCGAGTACGTCGAGTTCACCTCGCCCTACCCCGGCGATCTGCAGCACGCCCTGGACGTCCTGCGCGACGCGTGAGCCGGACCATCGCGGGCTGGGCCGCGCTGCTCGCCGTCGCTCTCGGGCTGTCCTTCTGGCTCGGTTCGCAGACCCCGGTGCGCGTCCTGCGGCCCGACGGTGACCGGCTCGGCCCGCAGTCCGGCCAGGCGGTCGCGGAGTACCTCGACCAGGCCCGCGCATCGCTGGCGGCGGCGCCCCCGGCGGAGCGGCGCTGGGCCCTGATCTCCCCGGCCGCGGAGTGGACGCCCGACGAGGTGTGGACCCGCGCCGCGGGACTCGACCGCGTGGGCCGGGTGCTGGTGCGAGTGCGCATCCCCGGCGTGCAGACCCCCACGGCGATCATCCCGACGGGCCAGAGCGGCGCGGGCGTGCGCGCCGCGAACGAGCTGGCCGCCCTGGCGATGCCGGCGCTCGTCGCACCCGGTGACCGCGGCGAAGCGATCGCGCGCGTCACCGTGTCCCGACTGCGCGCGGGCAGGCCCGCCGTGGTCGGGGTCGTGGTGTGGGGCACGGGCGACGCCCTCCGTGCGGTCGCCGGCCGGCCCGGGGTGCGGTCCGTCCAGGTCCTCCCGCGCGAGGGCGCCCGCTTCGGCGTCTCCGCCCTGCTCCCGTCGTCGACGGTGACCGCCGCCCCCGGCCCCGACGACCGTCCGGTGCCGCCGCGATGAATTGCTGCTCTGCATCGGTATTGTGTTGGAATGAATCGATCGTGGGCGAGGCTGCCCGGATGCGCTGTCTCCGTCGCCGCCGCCGCGGCCGTGCTGGCCGTCTTCGTCTTCCTGGTCGCCTCGTGTGCGACCTTCGGTGACACGACGCGCCAGCTCGATGCCGACGGGGTCCGGGCGGTCGTGAAGAGGTGGACGGGTGCCGCGCTTCCGGAGTCGATCACCGTCGTCACGGCGCAGGAGTACGTGTCACGGGATTCGTCGATGTACGCCGTCTTCGACACCGTGACCGGTGGGCTCAACGGCTTCCTCGCGCAACTCGGTGAGCGCACTGTCCGTGAGCTCGCCGCGGATTGCCGCGACCCCACGCGGCCGGTCGGGTTCAGGGAGGTTCCCGGCTCCGTGCGCATCATCGATGCGGCGCCGGGATCGCGCTTCGAGCGGGACGGGAGCAGTGGGGAGTTCCTCGTGACGCAGGCGGTGGAGCAGGGCCGGCTCGACGGGTGTCGCGCCGTTGTCGCGGTGTCCGCGAGGCCGACAGATCCTTACGTGTACGTCCTCATTCAGGCCGGCGGCGCTGGTCTCAGCCGAGTGGTTCTCAGTCTGGTCTACACCTGACTCGCACGAGAGGCATCTCACGATGTGAGAAAGCTCTCCGTGATCGCGCAGCGTTTCCGTGGCATCGCGAACTAGCGTCGAAGGCATGGCAACCGTGCATCGCAGCAGTGGATTCATCGCCCTCCCGGCGCGTGCGCTGTGGGACGTGCTCGTCGACCTGGAGTGACTGTCGCGCTGGCAGCCCTTCGTTACGCAGGCCCCGCTGCGCGACCCCGTCGCACTCGGCGCCCGCCTCGACTGGGTGCCGGATCTGCGTGCGGCGTGGGTGCATCGCCGCTTCGCGGCGCCCGCCGTGGTCACCGAGTTCGCGCCCGAGCGCGCGCTCGCGATCACCCAGGACGAACCGGCCGGGGCCACCACGATCCGGTGGGTGCTGACCCCGCGGGACGGCGGCACCGTCGTCGAGCAGGCGGTGACCTCCGACGGCGCGTCCGGACCGTTGTTCGACCGGCTCGTTGCCCGGAGGTTCGCCGCCGACGCCGACACCTCCCTCGCGCGTCTCGCCCTGCTCGCCGGTCCGCCTCGCGCCGCGGAACCGCTCCACGTGGTCATCGCGGGCGGCGCCGGTGCCCTCGGCCGCCGCGTGGCCGCGGACCTGGTCCGCCGCGGCCACGACGTCACGATCCTCACCCGCTCGATCCGCGCCGACGTGCCCTATCCGCAGGTCACCTGGGACGGACGTACCGTCGGCGCGTGGGAGGCGGTCCTGGACGCGCCGAACACCGCCGTGATCAACCTCGCGGGCAAGCTCGTCGACTGCCGCCCCACGGCGGCGAACATCGCGGAACTCACCGCGAGCCGCGTCGACGCCACGCGGGCTCTCGTCGCGGCCGCGCGCGGCAAGGGCGTCCGTCGCTGGGTGCAGGCGAGTACGACCGCGATCTGGAGCGATGCGGGGGAGCGGTGGTGCACGGAGGACACCCCGCTGCCGGAGCCGGGGTTGCCGCAGATGACGGGAGTGGCCCGTCCGTGGGAGGAGTCGGTCGCCGATGCCGAGACCGAGCACCTGACCGTCCTGCGCACGTCGATCGTCCTCGACACGGATTCGCCGGCGATGGCGAAGATGACCGGCGTCACCAAGGCGTTCCTCGGTGGCCGCCTCGGCGACGGCCGGCAGTGGTTCAGCTGGATCCACCGCGACGACTGGCTCGCGGTGGTCCGGGCGGGCCTCGGGATCGAGCCCGGCGTCGACCTGCCGGCGGGAGTCGTGGTCGCGGCTGCGCCGAACCCGGCGCGCAACGCCGACGTGATGCGGACGCTGCGGCGCCACCTGCGCCGCCCGCCCGCGCCTCCGACGCCCGCGCCGGTCCTCGCGCTCGGTGCGATCGGGATGCGCAGCGACCCCGCACTCGGTCTGACCGGCAGGCACGCCACCTCGACGGTCCTCCCCGCCGCGGGCTTCGCCTTCCGGTACCCCGATCTCGACGGTGCGCTGGCTGACCTCCTCGGTTGACCGGGCGCGCCCGCAATCGACCGATTCGCCCGGGGCGAACGGAAAACCAATTGTGAGTGGGCACTCACTTCTGTAGTCTCGAAGTCGTGCCCGCGGCTAACGACACCAGACCCCGCGCGCCGCACCTCCCGCCGGAGGAGCGCCGCGCGGCGCTGATCGCCGCCACGCGGGACGCGCTCCTGGAGCACGGCGCCGTGCCCACGACCAAGCAGATCGCTGCCGCGGCCGGCGTCGCGGAGGGCACCATCTTCCGCGTCTTCGACTCCAAGGAGGACCTGCTCGACGCGGTGATGCTGGCGTCCTTCGACCCCGCGCCGCTGCTCGTGGAGATCGACGCCATCGACCCGGCCCTGCCGCTCCGCGAACGCCTCTACCGCTTCACCGAGCTCGTCCAGGCCCGGTTCCAGCGGATCTTCGGCCTCATGGACGCCCTCGGACTCGTCGCTCCGCCCCACGTCCGGGACCGGGACGCGCACCGGCGGGCCAAGGACGGGGGACCGGCGCTCGTGTCCCGGCTGCGGGGCGTGATCGGAGACGACGCCGACCAGCTGACCGTCCCTCCGGAGGAGGCGATCCACCTCCTGCGCCTGCTCACGTTCTCCGGCAGTCATCCCCACATCAGCGACGGGCATCTCCTCTCGCCCCGGCGCATCGTCGACGTCCTGCTCGACGGCATCTCGGCCCAGCCCACCACCGAATCCGTGCGAAGGAACAGCCCGCCGTGACCCTTCTCCGCCTCATCGCCGCGCACCTGCGGCCCTACCGGCCGTGGCTCCTCGCGGTGGCCGCCTTCCAACTCGTCAGCGTCGTCGCGAACCTGGTGCTGCCCAGTATCAACGCCAAGATCATCGACCTCGGCGTCACCCCCGGTGACACGGGCTACATCTGGCGCATGGGCGGAATCATGCTGGTGATCACGCTGTTCCAGGTGATCGCCGCCGGCGGCGCCACCTACTTCGCGGCCCGCAGCGCCATGGCCTTCGGCCGCGACACCCGGCGCTCCCTGTTCGGCCGCGTCCGGACGTTCTCGGGCCGTGAGGTCTCCGGCTTCGGTGCCGCCTCGCTCATCACCCGCACCACCAACGATGTGCAGCAGGTCCAGCTGCTCGTGCTGATGACGCTGTCGATGATGATCCAGGCACCGTTCATGGCCGTCGGGGGCGTCTTCATGGCGGTACGGGAGGAACCCGGCCTCGCCTGGCTGATGGTGGTGGCGGTTCCCGTCCTCGGTGCGGTCCTGGGCGTGGTGATCTCCAAGATGATTCCCGGCTTCCGCCGCGTGCAGACGCGCCTCGACACGGTCAATCAGGTTCTCCGGGAACAGCTCACGGGGGTCCGGGTGATCCGGGCCTTCGTCCGCGAGCCGGTCGAGCGGGAGCGGTTCGACGGTGCCAACACCGCCCTCACGGACGCCTCGGTCCGCGTGATGCGGCTGATGGCGGTGATGTTCCCGTGGGTGATGCTGGTGCTCAACCTCTCCACCGTCGCGGTCTGGTGGTTCGGCGCGCACCTCATCGCGGACGGCACGGCCCAGATCGGCTCGGTCACCGCCTACATGCAGTACATGATGCAGATCCTCATGTCGGTGATGATGGCGACGTTCATGGTGATGATGGTGCCGCGCGCCTCCGTCGCCGCGGAGCGCATCACGGACGTGCTCACCACCGAGTCCACGGTGGCGCCGCCCGAACGCCCCGATCCCCTCCCGGCCATCACCGGCGTCGTCGACCTCGACGACGTGACGATGTGCTATCCCGGCGCGGCGAAACCGGTGCTGCAGAACGTGAACCTCTCGGCCCGTCCGGGGGAGACGATCGCGATCATCGGCTCCACCGGTTCCGGGAAGTCGACCCTGATCAACCTGCTGGCGCGGCTGTTCGACGCCACCGGCGGTGCGGTCCGCTACGACGGGGTGGACGTGCGGGAACTGCGCGCCGACGCCCTCTGGGGACATGTCGGGCTGGTGCCGCAGCGCGGCTACCTGTTCAGCGGCACCGTCGCGAGCAACCTGCGCTTCGGCAACCCCGACGCGACGGACGAGGAGCTCGCCGAGGCGCTGCGCATCGCGCAGGCGGAGGGCTTCGTCGCCGAGCTCGGCGGCCTGGACGCGCCGATCGCGCAGGGTGGCACCAACGTCTCGGGCGGCCAGCGCCAGCGGCTCGCGATCGCCCGCGCCCTCGTCGCCAAACCCGCCGTCTACCTCTTCGACGACAGCTTCTCCGCGCTCGACCTGGCGACCGATGCGAAACTGCGTGCGGCCCTGCGCCCGTACACGCGGGAGGCCACGGTGTTCATCGTGGGCCAGCGCATCTCGACCATCGCAGGGGCCGACCAGATCCTCGTGCTCGAGGACGGCGAGGTGGTCGGTCACGGCACCCACGCCGAACTCCTCGAGACGTGTCCCACCTATCAGGAGATCGCCGGTAGCCAGGCGACGGCGGGGAGTGCAGCATGACCGGACCCGGGGCACGGGCCGCCGCCGCGGCGACGGCGGGCTCGCCGACCCAGAAGCCGATGACCTTCTGGCCCTCGCTGAAGCGCCTGCTGGGCCGGCTGCGCGAGCAGCGCTCGGCGATGACGGCGGCGGTGCTGTTGTCGGTCGGCTCGGTGACCGCCGCGGTGATCGCGCCGAAGGTCGTGGGCACCGCGGTCGACGCCATCTACGACGGTTTCCGCTCGCAGCTGCAGCACGGGCCGGGCATCGACTTCCACCGCGTCGGCACCATCCTCACCTGGGTGATCGCGCTGTTCGTGGCGAGCGCGGCACTGCAGTACGCGCAGGGCTTCCTGCTCAACGGCGCGGTGCAGCGGGTCATGTACTCGCTCCGGCGGGAGGTCGAGGAGAAGCTGAACCGGCTGCCGCTGAGTTACTTCGACCGCCAGCCCCGCGGCGAACTGCTGTCGCGCGTCACCAACGACATCGACAACCTCGGCCAGTCGCTGACGCAGGCGCTGAGCCAGCTCATCGTCTCCGCGTTCACTGTGATCGGCGTGCTGATCATGATGCTCGTGGTCTCGCCGCTGCTCACCGCCGTCGCGGTGGTGGTCATCCCGCTCATCGTGATCTTCGCGGGCCAGATCATGAAGCGCAGCCAGAAGCACTTCGTGGCGCAGTGGAAGTCGACGGGAGCGCTCAACGCCCAGGTCGAGGAGGCCTTCACCGGGCACGACCTGGTGACCGTCTACGGGCGGGGCGACGCCCTGCAGGAGCGCTTCGCGCAGGAGAACGACGCGCTGATGAACGCGAGCTACAAGGCGCAGTTCCTCTCCGGCCTCGTCATGCCGATCAGCATGTTCGTCGGCAACCTGCAGTACGTCGCGGTGTGCGTCGTCGGCGGGCTGCGGGTGGCCGCGGGCGCCATGAGCCTGGGCGACGTCATCGCCTTCATCCAGTACTCGCGGCAGTTCACCCAGCCGGTCACCCAGATGGCGTCGATGGTGAACATGCTGCAGTCGGGCGTCGCCTCCGCCGAGCGCGTCTTCGCCATCCTCGACGCCGAGGAGCAGACCGTCGAGCGTCCGGGCGCCCTGCCCGAGCCGACCCGGGGCCGGGTCGCCTTCGAGGACGTCTCCTTCGGCTACAAGGGCGACGAGCCGCTCATCGAGGGGCTGAACCTGGTCGCCGAGCCCGGCCGGACCGTCGCGGTCGTCGGGCACACCGGCGCGGGCAAGACCACGCTCGTCAACCTCATCATGCGGTTCTACGAGCTCAGCGGCGGCCGGATCACCATCGACGGGGTCGACATCGCCGAGGTCGAGCGGGCGGACCTGCGGCGGCGGATGGGCATGGTCCTGCAGGACACCTGGCTGTTCGAGGGCACGATCATGGAGAACATCCGGTACGGGCGCCTCGACGCGACCGATGAGGAGGTGTACGCGGCTGCGCGCGCCACCTTCGTCGACCGATTCGCGCACTCTCTGCCCGACGGCTACGACACGGTCCTCGACGACGAGTCCGGCAGCGTCTCCGCGGGGGAGCGCCAGCTCATCACGATCGCCCGCGCCTTCCTCGCGGAGCCGGCGATCCTGATCCTCGACGAAGCGACGAGCTCGGTGGACACCCGCACGGAGGTCCTGCTGCAGAAGGCGATGCACGCCCTGCGGGCGGACCGCACGAGCTTCGTCATCGCGCACCGTCTCTCGACCATCCGCGACGCGGACGTCATCGTCGTCATGGATCACGGAAGGATCGTCGAACAGGGCTCGCACGACGAGCTGCTCGCGGCGGGCGGCCACTACGCCGACCTCTACCGGGCCCAGTTCGAGGGCGTCGAGATCTGACGCGCGAGTCGGCGAAACGCTCGCCACCGGGGCGACGGTCCGCGGCCGGGTTACGCTGGTGCTCGACGGAACGGACGATATGGGGCAGAAGCGGCGGACATGAGTGATGAACTCGCACCCGGGACGGTGATCGGCGGCTATCGGATCGAGCGGCGCCTCGGGTCCGGCGGCATGGGCTCCGTCTATCTCGCCAAGCACCCCGAACTGCCCCGGTACGACGCGCTCAAGGTGCTGGGCGCCGGCTACTCCGGCGACGAGGCCTTCCGCAAGCGCTTCCTGCGCGAGGCCGAGCTGGCTGCGCGCCTCGACCACCCCAACGTGGTCACCATCTACAACCGCGGTACCGAGGGCGCTCGGTTGTGGATCGCCATGCAGTACGTGGAGGGTGACGACTGCTCGGTGCTGCTCAAGCGCAACCCCGGCGGCCTGGCTCCCGCCGTCGCCGTCGAGATCATCGGCCAGATCGCCCGCGGCCTCGACCGGGCGCATCGCGCCGGGCTGCTCCACCGGGACATCAAGCCCGCGAACATCCTGGTCGCGGCCGCCGACGACGACGAGGGCGACGAACGCCGCGCGCTGCTCACGGACTTCGGCGTGGCCAAGGGGGGAGAGGACACCTCCCAGCTGACCGCGGTCGGCACCGTGCTCGCGACGCTCGCCTACGCCTCCCCGGAACAACTCTGCGGCGAGGAACTCGACCCGCGTTCGGACCAGTACTCGCTGGCCGCGACCTTCTTCCACCTCGTCACCGGCAAGGTGCCGTACACGGGCGCGAGCACGGATGCCGTGATCGACGCGCATTTCAACGCGCCGCCGCCCCGCATCTCGCAGATCCGGGAGGGGGTTCCGCCCGCCGTCGACGCGGTGGTCGCCCGCGGCCTCGCCAAGACGCCGGCCGAGCGGTTCGCCACGTGCAAGGAATTCGCGACCGCGCTGAAATCGGCGTTGACGGCCCCCGTCGGACGCCCCGCGCCGCGTCCGGTGCCGCGCCCCGCGCCGCCCGGTTACGTGCCCGGCCCGGGGCACCCGTCCGGTCCGCAGCCGCCCGCGACGGCCGGCCGGCCGTCGGTGCCCGTTCAGCGGACCGTCGCACCCGGGATCCGCGGGCAGGCGAACCGGCCCAGTTTCCCCACCGCGCGGCCGCCGCAGGCACCGCAATCGGCGGTGCCGCAGCAGGCGGGGCCCAAGCCGGCGGCGCCCGGTCCGCAGCCGCTGTACGGTGCGGGCGCGGGGGCACGCTCGGGGGCCGTGCCGCGTCCCCCGGTGCCGCGTGCGCAGCCCGCGAAGACGCCGGCTGCGGGTGGGATGCCGCCCGGAGTGTTGGTGCTGGTGGGGGTGGCGGTAGTCGCGTTGCTGGTGTTGATCCTGGTCATCGCCTTCGGCTGATGATCCGCAGGACGTGTCGGTCGATGGGCCTACACTGCCTAATGACAGCGATGAGATTCTCCCCGGAGGTGAGCAGCCCATGACGTCGGCCGCCGGCTCGTTCGTGCATCTGCACAACCACACCGAGTACTCGATGCTCGACGGCGCGGCCAAGGTGGACCCGTTGTTCGCGGAGGCCAAGCGCCTCGGCATGACGGCGGTGGGCATGTCCGACCACGGCAACATGTTCGGCGCGTCGGACTTCTACAACACGGCGAAGAAGTACGAGATCAAGCCGATCATCGGAATCGAGGCGTACATCGCGCCGGAGTCCCGGTTCTCGACCAAGCGCGTGCGCTGGGGCGATCCGTCGCAGAAGGGCGACGACGTCTCGGGCTCGGGCGCGTACACCCACATGACGATGGTCGCGGAGAACGCGACCGGCCTGCGGAACCTGTTCAAGCTGAGCTCGTTGGCCTCGATCGAGGGCCAGCTGGGTAAGTGGTCCCGTATGGACGCGGAGCTCATCGCCGAGCACGCCGAGGGCATCATCGCGACCACGGGCTGCCCGTCGGGCGAGGTGCAGACCCGGCTGCGCCTGGGCCACGATCAGGAGGCACTCGAAGCCGCCGCGAAGTGGCAGGAGATCTTCGGCAAGGACAACTTCTACCTGGAGCTGATGGACCACGGCATCGACATCGAGCGCCGGGTCCGCGAGGGCCTGCTCGACATCGGCCGCAAGCTCGGGATCAAGCCGCTGGCCACGAACGACTGCCACTACGTCACCAAGGACAAGGCCGAATCGCACGGCGCGCTGCTGTGCATCCAGACCGGTAAGACGCTCTCGGACCCGACGCGTTTCCAGTTCGACGGTGACGGCTACTACCTCAAGTCCGCGGACGAGATGCGTGAGCTGTGGGACTCGCAGGTGCCCGGCGCCTGCGACTCGACCGTCGAGATCGGCGAGCGGGTCCAGTCCTACGCCGAGGTGTGGGAGCACAAGGATCGGATGCCGCGGTTCCCGGTGCCGGAGAACCACACGCAGGAGTCGTTCCTCGAGTCCGAGGTCATGGACGGTCTGAACCGCCGGTTCCCGGACGGCCCGCCGGCGGATTACGTCGAGCGCGCGAAGTACGAGCTGTCGGTCATCAACGAGATGGGCTTCCCGGCCTACT from Tsukamurella paurometabola includes the following:
- the lspA gene encoding signal peptidase II, which codes for MDSPATARPSWYRNPRILLAVVAVAVFLIDLAAKTTVVRHMTYGEKIHVVGPFSLYFVKNPGAAFSMATGYTWVLTLIAVGVVVWIVRMGSRLTSLPWALGLGLVLGGALGNLADRIFRAPGVFRGHVIDFFSVGDWFPVFNTADCAISVAAVLLVALTLFGRDPYEGFGEKRTRTPEKTTAEETRTTGTEATDA
- a CDS encoding RluA family pseudouridine synthase, with amino-acid sequence MRESRTMPVPDGLDGLRVDAGVARLLGLSRTVVSELAAEGSVTLDGVPVGKSDKLHAGALLDVTLPEPARPLEIVAEPVPGMNILYSDADIVVVDKPVGVAAHASVGWTGPTVIGGLAAAGFRISTSGAPERQGIVHRLDVGTSGVMAVAVSERAYTVLKRAFKQRTVDKRYHALVQGHPDPMSGTIDAPIGRHRSSDWKFAVTKDGKPSITHYDTIEAFQAATLLDVHLETGRTHQIRVHFAALHHPCCGDQTYGSDPSLAKKLGLERQWLHARTLGFTHPTQGEYVEFTSPYPGDLQHALDVLRDA
- a CDS encoding DUF1731 domain-containing protein is translated as MPDLRAAWVHRRFAAPAVVTEFAPERALAITQDEPAGATTIRWVLTPRDGGTVVEQAVTSDGASGPLFDRLVARRFAADADTSLARLALLAGPPRAAEPLHVVIAGGAGALGRRVAADLVRRGHDVTILTRSIRADVPYPQVTWDGRTVGAWEAVLDAPNTAVINLAGKLVDCRPTAANIAELTASRVDATRALVAAARGKGVRRWVQASTTAIWSDAGERWCTEDTPLPEPGLPQMTGVARPWEESVADAETEHLTVLRTSIVLDTDSPAMAKMTGVTKAFLGGRLGDGRQWFSWIHRDDWLAVVRAGLGIEPGVDLPAGVVVAAAPNPARNADVMRTLRRHLRRPPAPPTPAPVLALGAIGMRSDPALGLTGRHATSTVLPAAGFAFRYPDLDGALADLLG
- a CDS encoding TetR/AcrR family transcriptional regulator codes for the protein MPAANDTRPRAPHLPPEERRAALIAATRDALLEHGAVPTTKQIAAAAGVAEGTIFRVFDSKEDLLDAVMLASFDPAPLLVEIDAIDPALPLRERLYRFTELVQARFQRIFGLMDALGLVAPPHVRDRDAHRRAKDGGPALVSRLRGVIGDDADQLTVPPEEAIHLLRLLTFSGSHPHISDGHLLSPRRIVDVLLDGISAQPTTESVRRNSPP
- a CDS encoding ABC transporter ATP-binding protein, which encodes MTLLRLIAAHLRPYRPWLLAVAAFQLVSVVANLVLPSINAKIIDLGVTPGDTGYIWRMGGIMLVITLFQVIAAGGATYFAARSAMAFGRDTRRSLFGRVRTFSGREVSGFGAASLITRTTNDVQQVQLLVLMTLSMMIQAPFMAVGGVFMAVREEPGLAWLMVVAVPVLGAVLGVVISKMIPGFRRVQTRLDTVNQVLREQLTGVRVIRAFVREPVERERFDGANTALTDASVRVMRLMAVMFPWVMLVLNLSTVAVWWFGAHLIADGTAQIGSVTAYMQYMMQILMSVMMATFMVMMVPRASVAAERITDVLTTESTVAPPERPDPLPAITGVVDLDDVTMCYPGAAKPVLQNVNLSARPGETIAIIGSTGSGKSTLINLLARLFDATGGAVRYDGVDVRELRADALWGHVGLVPQRGYLFSGTVASNLRFGNPDATDEELAEALRIAQAEGFVAELGGLDAPIAQGGTNVSGGQRQRLAIARALVAKPAVYLFDDSFSALDLATDAKLRAALRPYTREATVFIVGQRISTIAGADQILVLEDGEVVGHGTHAELLETCPTYQEIAGSQATAGSAA
- a CDS encoding ABC transporter ATP-binding protein is translated as MTGPGARAAAAATAGSPTQKPMTFWPSLKRLLGRLREQRSAMTAAVLLSVGSVTAAVIAPKVVGTAVDAIYDGFRSQLQHGPGIDFHRVGTILTWVIALFVASAALQYAQGFLLNGAVQRVMYSLRREVEEKLNRLPLSYFDRQPRGELLSRVTNDIDNLGQSLTQALSQLIVSAFTVIGVLIMMLVVSPLLTAVAVVVIPLIVIFAGQIMKRSQKHFVAQWKSTGALNAQVEEAFTGHDLVTVYGRGDALQERFAQENDALMNASYKAQFLSGLVMPISMFVGNLQYVAVCVVGGLRVAAGAMSLGDVIAFIQYSRQFTQPVTQMASMVNMLQSGVASAERVFAILDAEEQTVERPGALPEPTRGRVAFEDVSFGYKGDEPLIEGLNLVAEPGRTVAVVGHTGAGKTTLVNLIMRFYELSGGRITIDGVDIAEVERADLRRRMGMVLQDTWLFEGTIMENIRYGRLDATDEEVYAAARATFVDRFAHSLPDGYDTVLDDESGSVSAGERQLITIARAFLAEPAILILDEATSSVDTRTEVLLQKAMHALRADRTSFVIAHRLSTIRDADVIVVMDHGRIVEQGSHDELLAAGGHYADLYRAQFEGVEI
- a CDS encoding serine/threonine-protein kinase — its product is MSDELAPGTVIGGYRIERRLGSGGMGSVYLAKHPELPRYDALKVLGAGYSGDEAFRKRFLREAELAARLDHPNVVTIYNRGTEGARLWIAMQYVEGDDCSVLLKRNPGGLAPAVAVEIIGQIARGLDRAHRAGLLHRDIKPANILVAAADDDEGDERRALLTDFGVAKGGEDTSQLTAVGTVLATLAYASPEQLCGEELDPRSDQYSLAATFFHLVTGKVPYTGASTDAVIDAHFNAPPPRISQIREGVPPAVDAVVARGLAKTPAERFATCKEFATALKSALTAPVGRPAPRPVPRPAPPGYVPGPGHPSGPQPPATAGRPSVPVQRTVAPGIRGQANRPSFPTARPPQAPQSAVPQQAGPKPAAPGPQPLYGAGAGARSGAVPRPPVPRAQPAKTPAAGGMPPGVLVLVGVAVVALLVLILVIAFG